In the genome of Arabidopsis thaliana chromosome 4, partial sequence, the window CTCTCTAAAGGATCCTTGTCGACTTTACTTTCAGTCTTCTGGGAATCAAACCGATTCGATTGCCTCGGATAAGGTTGTTGGAATCGAAGAAGATCCGGTTTTGTTGAGAGGAGAAGTGAAGCGGCTTGAAGGGAAGGTACAGAATCTTACTTCGGCTCTGGAGgcgaagaaaaaggagaatgTTGAAGTCTCTGATAAGgttaattttgttcatttcGTTTGATTAGAATGGTTTATAAGATAAGATAAggttatgtgattttttttttttttgtttttgtttgtgtgtgtctCAGTTGCATCAATGCAATGAGCAATTGAAGGAGGATAAAGTGAAAAGGTGGGAGGCTCTTCAAGAAATATCAACGACTCAGCATTTGCTTAAGTTAAAATCTGAGGTTTGTTTAAACTATACAACATCCTTAGATTTTAGATCCTTTTTGCTTCACAGGCAGAATTTTGTGTTGAGTTTCTTagtgtgtttgtttgttacaggAATGTATCCAGCTTAACTCACAGTGTGTTAAGCTACAGGAGAGAACTGTGGCTCTTGCCAAGGAGCTCGCATCGCTTAAATTGTAAGATAACATCTTTCATATTGCTCTTTTAGTGTCTTCAGGTTCTAATTTAATCATTCACTCGTATGGTTAAACCTTTTCTGAGTCTAATATCTTGTTTTGCATCCAGGGTTTCTGATTTAAGCTTGGAGGAAGATGATGTACTGAAGTTGGCCTTGTTGGGGAATAACGCGAAGACGAAAGATACAATAGACACACTAGTCAAGTCCTTGGTTATTCGGAATAGGTTTGTCACATAGATTAGTTCCACTCAGTTCACATGGCTTCActtagttttggttatttgatATAGGTAGGTGCTTAGCACTTAGTTGTCACTCCTTCCCTGCTCTCATTTTGGTCATTGACTTAGTGAACTTGGTTCATTATTTCCCATTTGTCATGTCTACAGCAGTGTAATCCGattaaaaaagattaatttgACCTTCAGTGACTTATGAAATGGTGATTTACCTTAGTTCATTCGTAACAACAACTTGTTAAACTGAAATTACGAAATTTCATAAGTAGGTATGGTCAAGAATTTGAGGAAAGGAGGATTGAACATTGcgtttcttttctcttaggtctttgaattttcttttatgaagtctctaataaaaaacaatctttcttACTCTGACAGGAGTTATAAGGAATTGCTAGCCAAGTGCAATCAGCTGGGAAGAGGCGAAGCACGATCTTCTGAGAAACTTGAAAAAGCTTTGGAAAAGATAGAAAAACTAAAGGTGTGTGTTTTGGTGTTTATCTCGATCTTCTTTGTGTCTTCTATATCTGGCTCTTATTATGTTTATTCTATGACCAGAAACGAATGAGGGAACTTGAGTTGATAactgaagagagagagaacagagcTCTACGGGACATAAACGTTTCAAAGAAATGCAGTTACACAGAAGTTTCCGAGCCTGCAATCGAGAGCATGTCTTCTTTCAGAATGCTTTCATCAGACAACAAAGTGGAGAAAATCTCCACACCACCTGgtaaattagaagaaaaggaTGGCTTTACCATTCAAGGATCATGCTTAAGGGGAAGAGAAGACTCCTTCGTTAGCAGAACAGACTCGGTTATAGATGTAGATGATGATTATGTTCCTGAAACCAACACTTCTGGCATTAGAGATTGGAATACTAATATTGAAGAGAAAGGTGATAATTCCATGGTGAAGGATATAAAGTTCAACATCAGAAAAGACCCGACATCATCAGTGTCACCTTACAGCAATGGTACTTTTGTTGTACATCATGAATTCAAGTTCTTGAGTGTAGTAGTAGATTGAAGATTGTCCAATGCAGGTAGTGGAAACATTTGGCAGTCAAGTGGAACAAATAGAAACCTTGGTAGATGGAGCAAACATGGAGAGAGAAACGAAGCAACTCCATCACTAGGAGGTTCTGTTCCAAGAAAAGATGATCTCATCTCTATTGGACCTGATGGTAAAGGTGGTAGAATCAAAGTGCTGAGATCTAAACCCCAAATTTCTGTGAGTTTTACattcttcttcagtttctccTCTCATTAATTTCCACTACCTTGCCTAATGTGTTGATATCTGTGCATAGAAAACCAATGCAAGCTCAGGAAGTGGTAAGAGATTCAAGCTTGGAACTAAAACAAGTGGCTCGTCCTCTCAAGGTTGTCTTCAGATAGAACACTATTTCGGAAAAACTAATCGCTAAATTTTCGACAATGTAACTTTTTGTTGGGGCTAGTAAACACTTGTAGTTAAAGAATGAAGATTAATACTACTATTTAAATAGTGGATTagtgataaacaaaaattagtaGTTACTAGCCAAAACGTGAGAGCTTCTCCGTCCTCGAGATCGTCTCCACGCGGACATCTTTATAGCCGTTGATTCTTGGTTTAAGTGATAACACTAGTTTAAGGCGTCAGTGGTATAGTCTGGGTACTAGAGCAACGAGACCCTAACACGTGTAAAGGAAACAATATTATGCTCCTGAAATTACAATTCTACCCCTCTGTTCTTCagccacaaaaaaaaactggcgAAGTCAAAATCTTTTGACAGTGAAAGGacctttgaagaagaagaatcgcGATTTCGAGCTCTATGGTGTCCGTAAACCCTAGACCTAAGGGTTTTCCAGTTTTCGATTCCTCGAATATGAGTTTACCAAGCTCCGATGGATTTGGTTCGATTCCGGCCACGGGACGGACCAGTACGGTGTCGTTTTCTGAGGATCCGACGACGAAGATTCGGAAGCCGTACACAATCAAGAAGTCGAGAGAGAATTGGACAGATCAAGAGCACGATAAATTTCTAGAAGCTCTTCACTTGTACGTGTAATTGTCACTCAATTGTGTGTTTCgtttaagaaaatttcacaAGTTTCgagatttgattgttttcgTTTGATTACAGATTCGATAGGGATTGGAAGAAAATAGAAGCCTTTGTTGGATCAAAAACAGTAGTTCAGGTTTAATTTGAAGACCATCTTACTATTATTCTCtgtattgtttttgaaaatgattgTGTGTTGATGATGTTTAAGAGTAATAATGGCAGATACGAAGCCACGCTCAGAAATACTTTCTCAAAGTTCAGAAGAGTGGTGCTAACGAACATCTTCCACCTCCTCGACCTAAGAGGAAAGCGAGTCATCCTTATCCTATAAAGGCTCCTAAAAATGGTGActtttgatcatcttcttactctgttttcttctttgctttaaTCATTTTCTAATGATTTGTTATGCTGCTGCAGTTGCTTATACCTCTCTCCCGTCTTCGAGTACATTACCGTTGCTTGAGCCTGGTTATTTGTATAGCTCTGATTCGAAGTCATTGATGGGAAACCAGGCTGTTTGTGCATCTACCTCTTCTTCGTGGAATCATGAATCGACAAATCTGCCAAAACCGGTGATTGAAGGTAGGTTTTACTAGTGGTTATGCTTTCAGTTGATGAGATTTTGAGTTAGTTGTATTTGTGAATCGTGTTAACAATGGGGTGTAATGAATTTGTGATAGTAGAGGAACCGGGAGTCTCGGCCACGGCTCCTCTCCCAAATAATCGCTGCAGACAGGAAGATACAGAGAGGGTACGAGCAGTGACAAAGCCAAATAACGAAGAAAGTTGTGAAAAGCCACATAGAGGTAAGACTTGTTATCTTGTTACATTATGTGTTTTTCTAGTAGACATCTTTGAGATTTACGCTGACAATGGAGCTGTTTTAATGCAGTGATGCCGAATTTTGCTGAAGTTTACAGCTTCATTGGAAGTGTCTTCGATCCCAACACATCAGGCCACCTCCAGAGATTAAAGCAGATGGATCCAATAAATATGGAAACGGTATGAGACACGTTTAATCAGACTCAGTCCCTACTCTGAGCCTTTGTTGAAAAATTCAATCCTGATGATAATAAAGAAGCTTCTTtgatattgtttctttttgatacATCAGGTTCTTTTACTGATGCAAAACCTGTCTGTAAATCTGACAAGTCCCGAGTTTGCAGAGCAAGTAAGTAGTAATCTCATTCCCACTCTCAATGAAATACTGAAAGATTAATACTTTCTTGGTGGATATCAAGTAATTTCGTAATTATTAATTTGGTGCTTTGATATGTAGAGGAGGTTGATATCATCATACAGCGCTAAAGCTTTGAAATAGAGAtagaataaaacaataatgtaCCTTATGTGAGATCAAGAGACAATCATCCAAGGTCTGTATGCATTGCTTGGATTTAGGCCTCGTGTTCTCACTACAGGAGCAGAACCAATCGCAAAGACTCTTAGATGGCTACTGAGTTGTGGTTTTTATGTCTCTGTAAGTCGCGGTGGAGCACACGTGTTTGTCCTGTCttgtgtatgtgtgtataGATAATACAAGGTTTTGCAGAGTAAGGTCACAGTTAGCTGCAAGTGAGTTTGGATCAATCTTAAGATTAAAACCCTGAGAGTGAGTGTCCAAAGAGACTGTGTAATATTGGTTTGGCGGTCAGCAGAAGAGTTTTGAAGTGCACATCCAGTTAGTGATAACACGGTTGAAGAAAAGGTAAGGTTACaagtttagttttgaataattGTATACTCAAAAAATATGAATGTATAAAGAATAATCACTTGAGTCGCCTTATTCCGCCTGATTAACTGTTGCATTCCACATTGAGTGTTCCATCTCCAAGGAAAACATACACGTTCGAGCCTTTTTGTGACTCACACTTAAATCAAACAGTAGCAGCAAGAGCATTCACAAAATTACAATGTCTAGGGACTGTAAGCACATGATCAAACCACTCAACTTTCCCCCTAATTTCACAACTTTCCACTCAACCTCATCATTGGTTAGGGTTTGATCAGGTTTCCGGCAGAGGGTGAATCAGCTATGGTTCTCATAAGCTCTCAGTTTGAAGCAAACATAAAGACAACTCTCCGTGTGTCCCAAGAGTGACCTGAACTTGCAAAGCTCTGGTGTTTTCAGTATAGGAAGCGACGGAATTAATGTTCATTGCGGCGTCggcgtcttcttcttcttcgtcggcTTTCTCTTGCTTTTCATTGATACAGATGGACTAACGTAGGGTTTACGGATCCCGGCgtttaaagaaagaagacgacACGTTAGGCTAAATATTTGTTGGGCTTTATGGGCCGATGCAAAATTGCAAGATTTTGTTAACTTTGTTACCACACGCCATCTGTGTTACCTTTCGACAGAGACCCCTTCAGACTTGAACTCTGGtttcaaaaaaccaaaaagccTAAAATAGAATATGCAAATACCAGGGACTCCAGCGTTCATAGAAGAAAATCAACTACTGTTAATTAAAAGCATCCCCATATCACAAGCACCAAGAGAAACGAGAGTCCATAGAgacaaagtatatattttttttttctttttttttttgttcttaaaaaaaatatcacaaatgGTAATTTTGATTACTTGCACATCACAAAGCAACTCACTGTTAGGTAGACACACCTCTTAGGGTGTTAAAAAGGATTGTGGCCAGAGCAAAGTTACCTGTAGCCAAACCCAAGGTCGAGTTCATGACCCACAGAGCCTTGACGATTAGGACCACCGGCTTGACCCACTGCCGGTATCTGTTTGGCTGGGTCCATCCTCTGCTGAATCCCCAAGAGTGTCTGCAGTGAAGCTGGATGCTCTCCTCTGTTGACTTGAGAACCTTAAAAagccaaagaaaacaaagagcaAACTCAGAATCAACTAGTCCCTACATTAGCCGATATTAATACCTGGCTCCCTAGAGCAGCCGACTCAAGTCCAAACAAGATCTTGATCTGAGGCCCAAAATGAGTGAAAGTCATATGTTCAGTTATGTTATACCTGGTGGTGGCATACCGTAGTTGGGCTGGCGATGGGCAAAGGGAAAGCCTTGTGACGGGTTTAACTCAGGAATGAGACCCGGCATCTGGTTGTTTACATGAGGAGAGTGATGGGGTTGTGGACCACTACCGGGGAATCCTTGCATTAGATGATGATGTTGCAGGTTGTCTTGCATATGCATCT includes:
- a CDS encoding Homeodomain-like superfamily protein (Homeodomain-like superfamily protein; CONTAINS InterPro DOMAIN/s: SANT, DNA-binding (InterPro:IPR001005), Homeodomain-like (InterPro:IPR009057), Myb, DNA-binding (InterPro:IPR014778), HTH transcriptional regulator, Myb-type, DNA-binding (InterPro:IPR017930), Myb-like DNA-binding domain, SHAQKYF class (InterPro:IPR006447); BEST Arabidopsis thaliana protein match is: Homeodomain-like superfamily protein (TAIR:AT1G01520.1); Has 1285 Blast hits to 1273 proteins in 111 species: Archae - 0; Bacteria - 0; Metazoa - 56; Fungi - 0; Plants - 1033; Viruses - 0; Other Eukaryotes - 196 (source: NCBI BLink).); the encoded protein is MVSVNPRPKGFPVFDSSNMSLPSSDGFGSIPATGRTSTVSFSEDPTTKIRKPYTIKKSRENWTDQEHDKFLEALHLFDRDWKKIEAFVGSKTVVQIRSHAQKYFLKVQKSGANEHLPPPRPKRKASHPYPIKAPKNVAYTSLPSSSTLPLLEPGYLYSSDSKSLMGNQAVCASTSSSWNHESTNLPKPVIEEEPGVSATAPLPNNRCRQEDTERVRAVTKPNNEESCEKPHRVMPNFAEVYSFIGSVFDPNTSGHLQRLKQMDPINMETVLLLMQNLSVNLTSPEFAEQRRLISSYSAKALK
- a CDS encoding Homeodomain-like superfamily protein (Homeodomain-like superfamily protein; CONTAINS InterPro DOMAIN/s: SANT, DNA-binding (InterPro:IPR001005), Homeodomain-like (InterPro:IPR009057), Myb, DNA-binding (InterPro:IPR014778), HTH transcriptional regulator, Myb-type, DNA-binding (InterPro:IPR017930), Myb-like DNA-binding domain, SHAQKYF class (InterPro:IPR006447); BEST Arabidopsis thaliana protein match is: Homeodomain-like superfamily protein (TAIR:AT1G01520.1); Has 35333 Blast hits to 34131 proteins in 2444 species: Archae - 798; Bacteria - 22429; Metazoa - 974; Fungi - 991; Plants - 531; Viruses - 0; Other Eukaryotes - 9610 (source: NCBI BLink).), with product MVSVNPRPKGFPVFDSSNMSLPSSDGFGSIPATGRTSTVSFSEDPTTKIRKPYTIKKSRENWTDQEHDKFLEALHLFDRDWKKIEAFVGSKTVVQIRSHAQKYFLKVQKSGANEHLPPPRPKRKASHPYPIKAPKNVAYTSLPSSSTLPLLEPGYLYSSDSKSLMGNQAVCASTSSSWNHESTNLPKPVIEVEEPGVSATAPLPNNRCRQEDTERVRAVTKPNNEESCEKPHRVMPNFAEVYSFIGSVFDPNTSGHLQRLKQMDPINMETVLLLMQNLSVNLTSPEFAEQRRLISSYSAKALK
- a CDS encoding RING/U-box superfamily protein (RING/U-box superfamily protein; FUNCTIONS IN: zinc ion binding; EXPRESSED IN: 12 plant structures; EXPRESSED DURING: 7 growth stages; CONTAINS InterPro DOMAIN/s: Zinc finger, RING-type (InterPro:IPR001841), Zinc finger, C3HC4 RING-type (InterPro:IPR018957); BEST Arabidopsis thaliana protein match is: unknown protein (TAIR:AT4G01245.1); Has 5689 Blast hits to 5015 proteins in 477 species: Archae - 145; Bacteria - 387; Metazoa - 2946; Fungi - 366; Plants - 512; Viruses - 10; Other Eukaryotes - 1323 (source: NCBI BLink).), which translates into the protein MAEENAAGNAICSICYEDLKPVVENLQSISACGHVFHELCLQQWFEYCPSTNKRNCPICKQKCSLKDPCRLYFQSSGNQTDSIASDKVVGIEEDPVLLRGEVKRLEGKVQNLTSALEAKKKENVEVSDKLHQCNEQLKEDKVKRWEALQEISTTQHLLKLKSEECIQLNSQCVKLQERTVALAKELASLKLVSDLSLEEDDVLKLALLGNNAKTKDTIDTLVKSLVIRNRSYKELLAKCNQLGRGEARSSEKLEKALEKIEKLKKRMRELELITEERENRALRDINVSKKCSYTEVSEPAIESMSSFRMLSSDNKVEKISTPPGKLEEKDGFTIQGSCLRGREDSFVSRTDSVIDVDDDYVPETNTSGIRDWNTNIEEKGDNSMVKDIKFNIRKDPTSSVSPYSNGSGNIWQSSGTNRNLGRWSKHGERNEATPSLGGSVPRKDDLISIGPDGKGGRIKVLRSKPQISKTNASSGSGKRFKLGTKTSGSSSQGCLQIEHYFGKTNR